A part of Leptospira congkakensis genomic DNA contains:
- the ispG gene encoding (E)-4-hydroxy-3-methylbut-2-enyl-diphosphate synthase: MSTKYNESPFFYKRRPTREVMVGGVGIGGKNPIRIQSMITSNTRDTEASIKQISDLEKAGSEIVRLTVPSQADADNLPNIRQRMKELGLKVPLVADIHFTPQVALKCVEWVEKVRINPGNFADKKKFEIIGYTDKDYNEELERIEEVFTPLVLRAKELGVAMRIGTNHGSLSDRIMNRFGDTPLGMVESALEFIRIAERNSYQDIVVSMKASNPQVMIQAYRMLVSRFYDLGMDYPLHLGVTEAGDGKDGRIKSAIGIGSLLEDGLGDTIRVSLTEDAIYEIPVAKELVKKYNESFLNELNHGSTSTNVTSASDASVSQNRETIYTEFRDPFQYSRFYSKELSLGDTKLGDASPVRIEISFPFFGSESAEEVLNLIQRETKSGRIPELIHFEIQSEMDLLSLGTMVRRGSFPLPVSVELSKELTYQYDSLAEDLYRIHKWVINPSIFFQESEESWDDLLDFVTRFAKDKRCIEWSIDAKDIHLVEKIVRESQKRKIQNLIFSVKNGDLLTIRKLAFHLSESDYPITLVTKSENKEQLLYESSIQVGGSLLDGIGDVVRLSYGDGEPEESLVLSFDILQATRLRLTKTEYISCPSCGRTMFDLQSTTAMIKKMTGHLKGVKIAVMGCIVNGPGEMADADFGYVGAGIGKVHLYKGKEIVKKGVSEVEAADQLIELIRENGMWSDPE, from the coding sequence ATGAGCACGAAATATAACGAATCGCCATTTTTCTATAAAAGACGTCCCACCCGAGAAGTGATGGTGGGAGGTGTTGGAATTGGTGGGAAAAACCCAATTCGTATCCAATCCATGATTACATCTAACACAAGAGATACGGAAGCCAGTATCAAACAAATTTCCGATTTAGAAAAAGCTGGATCCGAAATCGTTCGCCTAACAGTCCCTAGTCAAGCGGACGCGGACAACCTACCCAATATCCGTCAAAGGATGAAAGAATTGGGACTAAAAGTGCCTTTGGTGGCAGACATACATTTTACTCCACAAGTTGCTCTCAAATGTGTGGAATGGGTTGAGAAGGTGCGAATCAATCCAGGTAACTTTGCTGACAAAAAAAAATTTGAAATCATCGGATACACAGACAAAGACTACAACGAAGAGTTAGAAAGAATAGAAGAAGTATTTACTCCCCTGGTCCTTCGCGCCAAAGAACTAGGTGTGGCCATGCGGATTGGAACCAATCACGGAAGCCTATCCGACCGGATCATGAATCGGTTTGGCGACACTCCCCTCGGGATGGTAGAATCGGCATTGGAGTTTATCCGCATCGCGGAAAGAAACTCCTACCAAGATATCGTTGTTTCGATGAAGGCTTCCAATCCACAAGTGATGATCCAAGCCTATCGAATGTTAGTTTCTCGATTTTATGATTTAGGAATGGATTATCCCTTACACTTAGGTGTGACTGAGGCTGGGGATGGAAAAGATGGAAGGATCAAATCAGCAATCGGAATTGGAAGTTTGTTGGAAGATGGACTTGGAGATACCATACGTGTATCTCTTACCGAAGATGCCATTTATGAAATCCCGGTTGCGAAAGAATTAGTTAAGAAGTACAATGAAAGTTTTCTAAATGAACTAAATCATGGATCTACTTCCACAAATGTTACGTCCGCATCAGATGCCTCGGTTTCACAAAACAGAGAAACCATTTATACTGAATTTCGTGATCCTTTCCAATACTCTAGATTCTATTCCAAAGAATTAAGTTTGGGAGATACAAAACTTGGGGATGCGTCTCCTGTGCGGATCGAAATTAGTTTTCCATTTTTTGGTTCAGAGTCAGCAGAAGAAGTTCTAAACCTCATCCAAAGAGAAACCAAATCAGGCAGAATCCCCGAGTTGATCCATTTTGAAATCCAATCGGAAATGGATTTGTTATCGCTGGGAACGATGGTTCGAAGAGGATCTTTCCCTCTTCCTGTTTCCGTGGAATTATCGAAAGAACTTACCTATCAATACGATAGTTTAGCAGAAGACCTCTACCGGATCCATAAATGGGTGATCAACCCAAGTATTTTTTTCCAAGAATCAGAAGAGTCATGGGATGACCTTTTGGATTTTGTCACACGTTTCGCAAAAGACAAAAGATGTATCGAATGGAGTATTGATGCGAAAGACATTCACTTAGTGGAAAAAATTGTAAGGGAATCCCAAAAAAGAAAAATTCAAAATTTAATTTTTTCGGTTAAAAACGGAGATTTACTCACCATACGAAAGTTAGCTTTTCATTTAAGTGAATCAGATTATCCCATCACCCTTGTCACAAAATCCGAAAATAAAGAACAACTTTTATATGAATCTTCGATCCAAGTCGGAGGGAGTTTACTCGATGGAATTGGAGATGTGGTGCGCCTTTCCTATGGTGATGGGGAACCAGAAGAATCCCTTGTTTTAAGTTTTGATATTTTACAAGCCACGAGACTTCGCCTAACAAAGACAGAGTATATTTCCTGCCCCTCTTGTGGCCGCACCATGTTTGATTTACAATCCACAACGGCGATGATCAAAAAAATGACAGGCCACCTAAAAGGTGTGAAAATCGCCGTTATGGGTTGTATCGTAAATGGTCCTGGGGAGATGGCGGATGCCGATTTTGGATACGTCGGAGCCGGAATTGGTAAGGTTCATCTCTACAAAGGGAAAGAAATTGTCAAAAAAGGAGTGTCTGAGGTGGAAGCTGCCGACCAACTCATCGAACTCATTCGCGAAAATGGAATGTGGAGCGATCCAGAATAA
- a CDS encoding DUF2339 domain-containing protein, protein MEEKETQEILTRIQSMERELSFLKERVLSQSSPKVTQKQVTPPVPKPIPVETHQTEVPLKEGPNWFVEWIGENLFVKLGVFSLLLASIWFFYLAIEEYWINESVRIWIGLVSAIPILLYGYRVRKTRPYLSPSLLGLGIAVLFSAYYSGYLWYDLYSTETCFVGLLIISLTTVAIAHAQKSEVLFGFASFGAFLVPLLLSTGQNSYPFLFTYLLLWNVLFFWVRKDTGWKVIPLILLAANHLIFVGWANDNLVDAKPFFPIVFQLGVFVLFLLREFQTLETTKSKEPILTLVTIGFTVGLGFVQSFWVFSVFYPVAKPFLLTLILIVFYGLYERSIRKTELSIEKKKIYDLIGLFGLPFIVSLIVIGTTGKLLAFSLISFAFLVTVASTYSKQMYMYFAAFPVWFFALFYVFAFTYRSFNEIPFLNGRFLIFATGSAYLVVSYFYSRKFSELSKLFLYAAYPYFLLGTFVEIYLGFPEEKQLFLYTLSLIVYGLIALSVGFAKRIQPLKYVGFGSLTLVILKFYLYDFWNLSLGYRILAGLFLGVTLIVTGTLYNHFKKETK, encoded by the coding sequence GTGGAAGAAAAAGAAACCCAAGAGATCCTCACAAGGATCCAGTCTATGGAGAGGGAACTTTCTTTTTTAAAAGAAAGAGTTTTATCCCAATCGAGTCCTAAAGTCACTCAGAAACAAGTTACCCCACCTGTTCCAAAACCAATTCCTGTCGAAACTCACCAAACAGAAGTTCCGTTAAAAGAAGGCCCCAATTGGTTTGTGGAATGGATTGGAGAAAACTTATTTGTTAAGTTAGGAGTCTTTTCCTTACTACTTGCCTCCATTTGGTTTTTCTATTTAGCCATCGAAGAATATTGGATCAATGAATCGGTTCGTATTTGGATCGGACTCGTATCTGCGATTCCTATTTTACTCTATGGATACCGAGTACGAAAAACAAGACCCTATCTCTCACCAAGTCTTTTGGGACTGGGGATTGCCGTTTTGTTTTCTGCCTATTATTCAGGATATTTATGGTACGATTTGTACTCTACGGAAACATGTTTTGTTGGACTCCTTATCATTAGTTTAACTACGGTAGCCATCGCACATGCACAAAAAAGCGAAGTGTTGTTTGGGTTTGCATCTTTTGGTGCCTTCCTTGTTCCCCTCCTTCTTTCTACTGGCCAAAACTCCTATCCTTTTTTATTCACCTATTTACTCCTTTGGAATGTATTATTCTTTTGGGTGAGAAAAGATACAGGTTGGAAAGTAATACCACTCATTTTACTTGCAGCAAACCACCTAATTTTTGTTGGATGGGCGAATGACAATTTAGTGGATGCAAAACCATTTTTCCCAATTGTTTTTCAATTAGGTGTTTTTGTTTTATTTTTACTCAGAGAATTCCAAACATTAGAAACGACAAAATCCAAAGAACCAATCCTCACCTTAGTCACAATCGGCTTTACCGTTGGACTTGGATTTGTTCAGTCTTTCTGGGTTTTTTCTGTTTTTTATCCAGTGGCCAAACCATTTTTACTTACCTTAATCCTAATCGTATTCTACGGATTGTATGAACGTTCCATTCGGAAAACAGAGCTTAGTATTGAGAAGAAAAAAATCTACGACTTGATTGGCCTCTTTGGTCTTCCCTTTATCGTAAGCCTAATTGTCATTGGAACCACAGGAAAACTATTAGCGTTTAGCCTAATCAGTTTTGCCTTTCTTGTGACTGTTGCCTCAACCTATTCCAAACAAATGTATATGTACTTTGCTGCATTTCCCGTTTGGTTCTTTGCCCTGTTTTATGTTTTTGCATTCACCTATCGCTCTTTTAACGAAATCCCTTTTCTCAATGGAAGATTTTTAATTTTTGCAACGGGATCAGCGTATCTAGTCGTTTCTTATTTTTACAGCAGAAAGTTTTCTGAGTTATCCAAACTCTTTTTGTATGCCGCCTATCCTTACTTTTTACTCGGAACCTTTGTGGAAATTTATCTTGGATTTCCTGAGGAGAAACAATTATTTCTCTACACACTTAGTTTGATTGTGTATGGACTGATTGCGTTATCGGTAGGATTTGCAAAAAGAATCCAACCACTTAAATATGTCGGTTTTGGCTCCTTAACCTTAGTCATCTTAAAATTCTATCTTTATGATTTCTGGAATTTGAGTTTGGGTTATCGAATTCTCGCAGGTTTATTCTTAGGAGTTACGCTCATCGTAACAGGAACATTATACAATCATTTCAAAAAGGAAACAAAATGA
- a CDS encoding alkane 1-monooxygenase, with the protein MALTKRFSFLLCYILPLLVVVAEWFGGVTYTIVPITVFFLLPILDLVIGKDNSNPAESNFLNLQNDSFFRYLTQGWAYLQLIFVVWSIYRIVLFPHSIMEFLLFATAVGIVTGGIGITVGHELGHKNTRYEQFLAKMIYMTVCYMHFYIEHNRGHHTNVSTPNDPASSKKNQSFYRFYPQTVLGAYKSAWGLEKKRLSKLGLSVFHYRNEMIWYSVITIIFLVCMVIFGTILRDGEVPFEVLGFLLLQSFVAFSLLEMTNYIEHYGLKRKEVSDGKFEKVLPVHSWNQNYFVSNALLFQLQRHSDHHANAGRRYQALRHYEEAPQLPFGYELMILIALVPPLWFSMMNPILESWEKKQNTIS; encoded by the coding sequence ATGGCTCTTACCAAACGATTTAGTTTTTTACTTTGTTACATTTTACCTTTGTTAGTGGTTGTGGCAGAATGGTTTGGGGGAGTTACCTATACTATCGTTCCGATCACAGTTTTTTTTCTATTACCAATTTTAGATTTAGTTATAGGAAAAGATAATTCCAATCCAGCCGAATCCAATTTTTTAAACTTACAAAACGATTCTTTTTTCCGTTATTTAACGCAAGGTTGGGCTTATCTACAACTCATCTTTGTGGTTTGGTCAATTTATCGAATTGTATTATTTCCACATTCAATTATGGAATTCCTGTTATTTGCAACCGCTGTTGGAATTGTCACTGGCGGAATTGGAATCACAGTTGGCCATGAACTTGGTCATAAAAATACTAGATACGAACAATTCCTTGCTAAGATGATTTATATGACTGTTTGTTATATGCATTTTTATATAGAACACAATCGAGGACACCATACCAATGTATCGACTCCTAACGATCCCGCTTCTTCTAAAAAGAACCAATCCTTTTATAGGTTTTATCCTCAAACTGTGTTAGGTGCCTATAAATCTGCGTGGGGTCTTGAGAAAAAACGTTTAAGTAAATTAGGTTTGAGTGTTTTTCATTATCGAAATGAGATGATTTGGTATTCAGTCATCACAATTATTTTTTTAGTTTGTATGGTAATCTTCGGAACCATACTTCGTGATGGAGAAGTCCCTTTTGAAGTTCTTGGTTTTTTATTGTTACAATCATTTGTTGCATTTTCTCTTTTGGAAATGACAAATTATATTGAACATTATGGTTTGAAACGAAAAGAAGTGTCTGATGGTAAATTTGAGAAAGTTTTACCAGTTCATTCTTGGAATCAAAATTATTTTGTTTCGAATGCTCTTTTGTTCCAATTACAAAGGCATTCTGATCATCATGCTAATGCCGGCCGAAGATACCAAGCGCTTCGGCATTATGAAGAAGCTCCCCAGTTGCCTTTTGGTTATGAATTGATGATTCTAATTGCTCTCGTACCCCCACTCTGGTTTTCCATGATGAACCCGATCCTGGAATCTTGGGAAAAAAAACAAAACACAATATCTTAA
- a CDS encoding TetR/AcrR family transcriptional regulator, giving the protein MPIFVAKGVSSVSMRELSKELGVSTGTLYHYFPTKEILFESMVKQLVAIDEKEIRELSETQFSLEDIMNFVAKREDHFMNLILLAVDVKRQLNESNDLAVLVEDSFTAYRTALDQFFPSDTNVKAGKAFLSFFIGALFLKNKATEVTDWPELFEGLRNLMALFQSKK; this is encoded by the coding sequence ATGCCTATCTTTGTTGCGAAGGGAGTTTCTTCGGTTTCGATGCGCGAGTTATCGAAGGAGTTGGGTGTTTCTACGGGAACTCTTTATCATTACTTTCCAACAAAGGAGATTCTCTTTGAGTCTATGGTCAAACAACTCGTTGCCATTGATGAAAAAGAGATTCGAGAGTTATCGGAAACTCAGTTTAGTCTGGAAGATATTATGAATTTCGTTGCAAAACGGGAAGATCATTTTATGAACTTGATTTTGCTGGCAGTGGATGTAAAGAGACAACTGAACGAATCCAATGACTTGGCTGTGTTAGTCGAGGATTCTTTTACTGCTTATCGAACAGCTTTGGATCAATTTTTTCCTTCCGATACTAATGTAAAAGCGGGGAAGGCTTTTTTGTCTTTTTTTATCGGTGCATTGTTTTTGAAAAATAAAGCCACTGAAGTAACAGACTGGCCGGAACTATTTGAAGGTTTAAGGAACTTGATGGCATTATTCCAAAGCAAAAAATAA
- a CDS encoding DUF1499 domain-containing protein — translation MNYKIAAISAITVLYFLSGCTGTRPDYLGIKSEKLANCPTTPNCVSSFADPTDKEHYRSSVPYKKSLTDAQAILKGKLEQSPRTKLIHVNSNYIYAEFTSLIMRYVDDVEFYFDEKNKLLHFRSASRLGKSDFGVNRKRIESVLKDLEI, via the coding sequence ATGAACTATAAAATTGCAGCAATATCCGCCATCACAGTCCTCTACTTCCTAAGCGGTTGCACGGGCACAAGGCCTGATTATCTCGGAATCAAATCCGAAAAATTAGCAAATTGTCCGACTACACCCAACTGTGTTAGTAGTTTTGCCGATCCTACTGATAAAGAACACTACCGAAGTTCGGTTCCCTATAAAAAATCTTTAACGGATGCACAGGCGATCTTGAAAGGAAAGTTAGAGCAATCACCTCGGACGAAACTAATCCACGTAAATTCGAATTATATATATGCCGAGTTTACTTCTCTCATTATGCGATATGTTGACGATGTTGAATTCTATTTTGATGAGAAAAATAAACTCCTTCACTTTCGGTCCGCCTCTCGATTGGGAAAATCTGATTTTGGAGTGAACCGAAAACGAATTGAGTCTGTATTGAAGGATTTAGAAATCTAA
- the carB gene encoding carbamoyl-phosphate synthase large subunit — protein sequence MPQRNDLKSILIIGSGPIVIGQACEFDYSGTQATKALREKGIRVILVNSNPATIMTDPELADATYIEPLTVPVLEKIIKKEKPDAILPTVGGQTALNLALALHKEGVLEKYNVELIGAKVEAIRKAEDRELFKLAMEKLDIRVAKSFMVSDMEAARKAKDEIGFPIIIRPAFTLGGTGGGTCYDESEFEEIAQKGLSASPISQVLVEESVMGWKEFELEVMRDLADNVVIICSIENLDPMGVHTGDSITVAPQQTLSDKEYQRLRDMSIDIIREIGVETGGSNIQFAVNPENGDVIVIEMNPRVSRSSALASKATGFPIAKIAALLSIGYTLDEIRNDITRVTPASFEPSIDYVVTKIPRFAFEKFPGSDPTLGVQMKAVGEAMAIGRNFKESFQKALRSLETDRFGFGSDGYLKELLEWESVPKEERKTWLTAKVKRPTDKRIFYVKMAFDFGMSVEEIFDICKIDPWFLYQFEELYQLENRYRKEGKAIIEEMKKSGFSNRQLAFLTKEEQILSQVRSGAAIEITKAKVEKTLREEEEAIEKYLEDKKINPVYKRIDTCAGEFEAFTPYMYSSYDEEDEAEVTSKKKVMILGGGPNRIGQGIEFDYCCCHASFSLQEAGVESIMVNSNPETVSTDYDTSDRLYFEPLSLEDVMAIFKKEKPDGVIVQLGGQTPLKLAKALEKRGVPIMGTSPDSIDRAEDRKRFAEVLEKLNLKSPDNGIAASKDKAREIARKIGYPVLVRPSYVLGGRAMLIVNEESELDKYMEEAEEVSEDRPLLVDSFLQDAIEVDVDALCDGKDVFIAGIMEHIEEAGIHSGDSACVLPPQTISQRMLQEIEEATYRLALELDVKGLINVQYAIKEETLYVLEVNPRASRTVPFVAKSIGIPVVKIAVRLMLGEPLSSFKLGKRFSAPMITVKEAVLPFSKFPGVDTILGPEMRSTGEVMGVATTKGEAFVKAQIMAGEEPPKHGTVFVTINDKTKKELLEPVRSLSNLGYNIIATEGTHKFLSDNGILSSKINKIYDGYFPNVIDYIKEKKIHLIINTPLSRVTRENAFTIRQAAIKYKVPCLTTAQAGKALIHGLVEMKDRGFSVNSLQEIHAKHKKN from the coding sequence ATGCCGCAACGTAACGACTTAAAATCAATTTTGATCATCGGATCCGGACCTATCGTCATCGGGCAGGCATGTGAATTTGACTACTCCGGAACACAAGCAACCAAAGCATTGAGGGAAAAAGGGATACGAGTGATTCTCGTAAATTCAAATCCAGCCACAATTATGACGGATCCTGAACTGGCGGACGCAACCTATATTGAACCACTCACTGTCCCTGTTTTAGAAAAAATCATCAAAAAAGAAAAACCAGATGCCATCTTACCGACTGTAGGTGGACAGACTGCTTTGAATTTAGCTTTAGCACTTCATAAAGAAGGAGTTTTAGAAAAATACAATGTAGAACTCATTGGTGCTAAAGTGGAAGCCATTCGTAAAGCAGAGGATAGGGAACTATTTAAACTAGCGATGGAAAAATTAGACATTCGTGTTGCGAAATCATTTATGGTTTCCGACATGGAAGCCGCTAGGAAAGCAAAAGATGAAATTGGATTTCCTATCATCATTAGACCAGCCTTTACTTTAGGTGGAACTGGTGGCGGAACTTGTTATGACGAATCTGAATTCGAAGAAATTGCACAAAAAGGACTCTCCGCTTCTCCCATATCACAGGTATTAGTTGAAGAGTCGGTGATGGGTTGGAAAGAGTTTGAGTTAGAGGTGATGAGAGATCTCGCTGATAACGTGGTTATCATTTGTTCCATTGAAAACTTAGATCCTATGGGTGTTCATACTGGTGACTCTATTACAGTAGCACCACAACAAACTTTAAGTGATAAAGAATACCAACGACTTCGTGATATGTCCATTGATATCATTCGTGAAATTGGAGTGGAAACTGGTGGTTCTAATATCCAGTTTGCAGTGAATCCAGAAAATGGGGATGTTATCGTAATTGAGATGAATCCACGAGTTTCGCGTTCTTCTGCTTTGGCATCGAAAGCAACAGGGTTTCCAATCGCAAAAATTGCTGCCTTACTTTCTATCGGATACACTTTAGACGAAATCAGAAATGATATCACTCGAGTGACACCGGCAAGTTTTGAACCTTCTATTGATTATGTTGTAACTAAAATCCCACGTTTTGCTTTTGAAAAATTTCCTGGTTCCGATCCTACGTTAGGTGTTCAGATGAAAGCAGTTGGAGAAGCTATGGCCATTGGTCGTAACTTCAAAGAAAGTTTTCAGAAAGCACTCAGGTCTTTAGAAACGGATCGTTTTGGTTTTGGAAGTGATGGTTATTTGAAGGAACTTTTGGAATGGGAATCTGTCCCGAAAGAAGAAAGAAAAACTTGGTTAACGGCTAAGGTAAAACGCCCCACCGACAAACGTATTTTTTATGTAAAAATGGCATTCGATTTTGGAATGAGTGTCGAAGAAATTTTTGATATTTGTAAAATTGATCCATGGTTTCTCTATCAGTTTGAAGAATTATATCAATTAGAAAATCGATATCGTAAAGAGGGAAAAGCCATCATTGAAGAAATGAAAAAATCTGGTTTTTCCAACCGCCAACTTGCATTTCTCACTAAAGAGGAACAAATCCTTTCTCAAGTTCGTAGTGGGGCAGCGATAGAAATCACAAAAGCAAAAGTAGAAAAAACCCTTCGAGAAGAAGAAGAGGCCATTGAAAAATACTTAGAAGATAAAAAAATCAATCCTGTGTATAAACGAATTGATACTTGTGCCGGTGAATTCGAAGCATTTACGCCGTATATGTATTCTTCGTATGATGAGGAAGATGAAGCAGAAGTAACTTCGAAAAAGAAAGTTATGATTCTTGGTGGTGGACCAAACCGAATTGGGCAAGGAATCGAATTTGATTATTGTTGTTGCCATGCGTCCTTTTCTTTGCAGGAAGCGGGAGTAGAATCCATCATGGTAAACTCCAATCCAGAAACAGTTTCCACAGACTATGATACTTCGGACAGATTGTATTTTGAACCATTAAGTCTTGAGGACGTAATGGCAATCTTTAAAAAAGAAAAACCAGATGGTGTTATCGTTCAGTTAGGTGGTCAAACTCCTTTGAAATTAGCGAAAGCACTCGAAAAAAGAGGAGTTCCCATTATGGGAACAAGTCCAGATTCAATTGACCGAGCAGAAGACCGCAAACGTTTTGCAGAAGTTTTAGAAAAACTGAATCTAAAGTCACCAGACAATGGAATTGCTGCTTCCAAAGACAAAGCAAGAGAGATCGCAAGAAAAATTGGTTATCCAGTTCTTGTTAGACCTTCTTATGTTTTGGGCGGAAGAGCTATGCTCATCGTAAACGAAGAGTCAGAACTCGATAAATATATGGAAGAAGCAGAAGAGGTATCCGAAGATAGACCACTTCTTGTAGATTCCTTTTTACAAGATGCAATCGAAGTCGATGTCGATGCCCTTTGTGATGGGAAAGATGTATTCATTGCAGGGATTATGGAACATATCGAAGAAGCAGGAATTCACTCTGGTGACTCTGCTTGTGTGTTACCTCCGCAAACCATTTCTCAACGTATGTTACAAGAAATTGAGGAAGCAACTTATCGTTTGGCTTTAGAGTTAGATGTAAAAGGTTTAATCAATGTTCAATACGCCATCAAAGAAGAAACTTTGTATGTGTTAGAGGTAAATCCTCGTGCATCAAGAACTGTTCCATTTGTTGCAAAATCAATTGGAATCCCCGTTGTAAAAATTGCTGTTCGTTTGATGTTAGGTGAGCCTTTGTCTTCTTTTAAACTTGGAAAACGTTTTTCAGCACCGATGATTACTGTTAAAGAAGCTGTATTGCCATTTAGCAAATTTCCTGGTGTGGATACGATCCTTGGTCCAGAGATGAGATCAACTGGCGAAGTGATGGGAGTTGCGACAACAAAAGGGGAAGCTTTTGTCAAAGCTCAGATTATGGCAGGGGAAGAACCACCGAAACACGGTACGGTTTTTGTAACCATCAACGATAAAACTAAAAAAGAATTATTGGAACCTGTAAGATCATTGTCCAACCTAGGATACAATATCATCGCAACGGAAGGAACACATAAATTTCTTTCTGATAATGGAATTCTATCTAGTAAAATCAATAAAATCTATGATGGTTACTTCCCGAACGTGATTGATTATATCAAAGAAAAGAAAATTCATTTGATCATCAACACTCCTTTGTCAAGAGTAACTCGTGAAAATGCTTTTACAATTCGACAAGCAGCGATTAAATATAAAGTTCCTTGTTTGACGACAGCGCAAGCTGGCAAGGCGTTAATTCATGGTTTGGTGGAAATGAAGGACAGAGGATTCTCCGTGAATTCCCTTCAGGAAATTCACGCAAAACATAAAAAGAATTAA